Genomic DNA from Cloacibacillus sp.:
ATAGCGCTCATCCTTTTTAACGGCGCCTGCTCCTTCAACAAATATAAAAAACATTTCGGCGAGCCGTCGCTACCCTACCACAAAATGCTCTCCACAAGTCCGGCCTGCGCAGGCCGCGACGAAGAAAGATTTTTGATGTGGCGGCAAGCGATATTGAGCTTAAAAAAATGACGCGCCATTTGTTCCATTTTTTTTAGAAAAAGTATTTGACGAAAATGAAAAAATGTCGTAAACTCTTACTTCGTGGAAGGGAGGTGACCTGCCATGGGTATAAAAGTTAACTTAGACGACTGTATCGGATGCGGGGTATGTTCGGAGCTCTGCCCTCAGAACTTTAAGCTTGACGAAGATGAAGGCAAGTGCATGGTCATCAGCCAAGATCCTTCTCAGACTGTAAAAGAGGCGGCGGAAAGCTGCCCAGTTTCGGCAATCATGATAGGTTAGC
This window encodes:
- a CDS encoding ferredoxin → MGIKVNLDDCIGCGVCSELCPQNFKLDEDEGKCMVISQDPSQTVKEAAESCPVSAIMIG